The following coding sequences lie in one Halorarum halophilum genomic window:
- the fer gene encoding ferredoxin Fer — MDSPFDVLRIDADAEEWEVDQAYRRRVLETHPDQGGSAEEFRLVRAAYEEIRSGGGDDWDGDEIEPEDPEGHRGSEQSRVEYLNYEVLDDFGWDLDDPDLFEKASAESLDPGDYGRFVVEPHESLLQAAENRGFAWPYACRGGACANCAVAVTEGELTQPIDHILPSEMTDRGIRLSCNGMPTTDELQVVYNVKHLADLDDLRLPPHPFERAHAND; from the coding sequence GTGGACTCCCCGTTCGACGTTCTGCGGATCGATGCGGATGCGGAGGAGTGGGAGGTCGACCAGGCGTACCGACGCCGGGTGCTGGAGACCCACCCCGACCAGGGCGGCTCCGCGGAGGAGTTCAGGCTCGTCAGGGCGGCCTACGAGGAGATCAGGTCGGGCGGCGGGGATGACTGGGACGGTGACGAGATCGAGCCCGAGGACCCGGAGGGCCACCGGGGGAGCGAGCAGTCCCGGGTCGAGTACCTCAACTACGAGGTGCTCGACGACTTCGGGTGGGACCTCGACGACCCGGACCTCTTCGAGAAGGCCTCGGCCGAGAGCCTCGACCCGGGCGACTACGGCCGGTTCGTCGTCGAGCCCCACGAGTCCCTCCTCCAGGCGGCCGAGAACCGCGGGTTCGCGTGGCCGTACGCCTGCCGGGGCGGGGCGTGCGCCAACTGCGCGGTCGCCGTCACGGAGGGGGAGCTGACGCAGCCGATCGACCACATCCTCCCGTCGGAGATGACCGACCGCGGCATCCGACTGTCCTGCAACGGGATGCCGACCACGGACGAGTTGCAGGTCGTCTACAACGTCAAACACCTCGCGGACCTCGACGACCTCCGGTTGCCGCCCCACCCGTTCGAGCGAGCCCACGCCAACGACTGA
- a CDS encoding TIGR04206 family protein: protein MTRAPARTVGAVPRATRRRVLVAVLLCGLIPWSVQTFVGGTVLLRFPWGAVSAGGGLVPSAGVSAALRLSVSVLTDYPLFAGPPLLLQWALAALFWALALGSAATGLVDAEDPRVTAGLLALAGVSNLAVALEFGVQPERSAYPVGTLALWIVAGWRYWSWRVGGRQ, encoded by the coding sequence GTGACGCGGGCCCCCGCGCGGACGGTCGGAGCCGTCCCGCGTGCGACTCGGCGGCGCGTCCTCGTCGCGGTCCTCCTCTGCGGCCTAATACCGTGGTCGGTCCAGACGTTCGTCGGCGGGACGGTGCTCCTGCGGTTCCCCTGGGGCGCGGTGAGCGCCGGGGGCGGACTCGTTCCCTCTGCCGGCGTGAGCGCCGCACTGCGACTCTCCGTCTCGGTGCTCACCGACTACCCGCTGTTCGCCGGGCCGCCGTTGCTCCTCCAGTGGGCGCTCGCAGCGCTGTTCTGGGCGCTCGCGCTGGGGTCGGCCGCGACCGGCCTCGTCGACGCCGAGGACCCGCGCGTCACGGCGGGCCTCCTCGCGCTGGCGGGGGTCTCGAACCTCGCGGTCGCGCTGGAGTTCGGGGTCCAGCCGGAGCGGTCGGCGTACCCGGTCGGGACGCTCGCGCTGTGGATCGTCGCAGGCTGGCGGTACTGGTCGTGGCGAGTGGGCGGTCGGCAGTAG
- a CDS encoding undecaprenyl-diphosphate phosphatase — MDRSLVVALVVGVLQGVFEWLPISSEGNVALALSLLGRSPADAVAFALFLHLGTALSATVYYRAELREVLALLPAWRPGSAFEGDQATVTFLAVGTLVSGVVGIAAYSTLLTVVSELAGGLFVVLVGVLLVLTGLFQRRSSAVSLGGREDPDLLDALLVGVAQGVAILPGVSRSGTTAGALLLRGHDGPDAFRFSFLLSIPAAVGGGLLAYLDAGLGDLSPTAAIVALGAAAAVGFLTIDALMRVVERVSFWAVCVGLGALAVLGGLLVV; from the coding sequence ATGGACCGGTCGCTCGTCGTCGCGCTCGTCGTCGGCGTCCTCCAGGGCGTCTTCGAGTGGCTCCCCATCTCCAGCGAGGGGAACGTCGCCCTCGCACTCTCGCTGCTCGGGCGTTCGCCCGCCGACGCCGTCGCGTTCGCCCTCTTCCTCCACCTCGGGACCGCGCTCTCGGCGACCGTCTACTACCGCGCGGAACTGCGCGAGGTGCTGGCGCTCCTCCCCGCCTGGCGCCCAGGTTCGGCGTTCGAGGGCGACCAGGCGACCGTCACGTTCCTCGCGGTCGGGACGCTCGTCTCGGGCGTCGTCGGCATCGCCGCCTACTCGACGCTCCTTACAGTGGTCTCGGAGCTGGCCGGGGGGCTGTTCGTCGTCCTCGTCGGTGTCCTGCTCGTCCTCACGGGCCTGTTCCAGCGGCGCTCGAGCGCCGTCTCGCTCGGCGGCCGCGAGGACCCGGATCTCCTCGACGCGCTTCTCGTCGGCGTCGCCCAGGGGGTCGCCATCCTCCCCGGCGTCTCTCGCTCGGGAACGACCGCAGGGGCGCTCCTGCTCAGGGGTCACGACGGCCCCGACGCGTTCCGGTTCTCGTTCCTCCTCTCCATCCCCGCGGCAGTGGGTGGAGGGCTGCTCGCGTACCTCGACGCGGGGCTCGGCGACCTCTCGCCCACTGCCGCGATCGTCGCGCTGGGGGCCGCCGCCGCCGTCGGCTTCCTCACCATCGACGCGCTGATGCGGGTCGTCGAGCGGGTGTCCTTCTGGGCGGTCTGTGTCGGCCTCGGCGCGCTGGCGGTGCTCGGCGGGTTGCTGGTCGTCTGA
- a CDS encoding FG-GAP-like repeat-containing protein codes for MRPRTAAVLVVLLGVLLAGVGAVFLQDGGVTLSERWVSETGTDIRGNHHPVAAGRIDGEGMVYAPVSAPGGTSDCRLVGLHASNGSTRWSHAVPPANCTLHAVADPAIADPDRDGTTEVFAASTTEELLGFDAHTGAVEFRVTLSEYGYTKPVIADLTGDGRSEIAVVDVSGTLFVYAPDGSLVWERDLGGITNGAPQAGDFTGDGTLELAVGTGAGEAVLVDGDGTTVWNRSTWDEAVGWTTSGQADADPAPEFVVATTAGTVGVLDGVTGETQWRRDLGTLASVHAFGDGDGDGDPEVYAGARDSGLRAFDARTGDLEWTTTLTTEGTQMMPPPLLGDLDGDGDPELVAATNDGLVSVVDPSTGEVLATYSREQPIYTHPTLADADGDGAVEAYVIYGDGRVVALGAGTADDPSGAL; via the coding sequence ATGCGCCCGCGGACCGCCGCCGTGCTCGTAGTGCTCCTCGGGGTGCTCCTCGCCGGCGTCGGCGCGGTGTTCCTCCAGGACGGCGGGGTCACCCTCTCCGAGCGGTGGGTGAGCGAGACGGGCACCGACATCCGGGGGAACCACCACCCCGTCGCGGCCGGCCGGATCGACGGCGAGGGGATGGTGTACGCCCCCGTCAGCGCCCCCGGCGGAACCAGCGACTGCCGCCTCGTCGGGCTCCACGCGTCCAACGGCTCTACCCGGTGGTCACACGCCGTCCCGCCCGCGAACTGCACGCTCCACGCGGTCGCCGACCCGGCGATCGCCGACCCCGACCGGGACGGGACGACCGAGGTGTTCGCCGCCTCGACGACCGAGGAACTGCTCGGGTTCGACGCCCATACCGGCGCGGTCGAGTTCCGCGTGACCCTCTCGGAGTACGGCTACACCAAACCGGTGATCGCGGACCTGACCGGCGACGGCCGGTCGGAGATCGCGGTCGTCGACGTCTCCGGCACGCTGTTCGTCTACGCGCCCGACGGCTCCCTCGTCTGGGAGCGCGACCTCGGCGGCATCACGAACGGCGCCCCGCAGGCAGGCGACTTCACCGGCGACGGGACGCTCGAACTCGCGGTCGGGACCGGCGCAGGCGAGGCGGTCCTGGTCGACGGCGACGGGACGACCGTCTGGAACCGGAGCACCTGGGACGAGGCCGTGGGCTGGACAACGAGCGGCCAGGCCGACGCCGACCCGGCCCCCGAGTTCGTCGTCGCGACGACGGCCGGCACGGTCGGCGTCCTCGACGGGGTGACCGGCGAGACGCAGTGGCGCCGGGACCTCGGGACGCTGGCGTCCGTCCACGCGTTCGGCGACGGGGACGGCGACGGCGACCCGGAGGTGTACGCCGGCGCCAGGGACAGCGGCCTCCGGGCGTTCGACGCGCGGACCGGCGACCTCGAGTGGACGACGACGCTCACGACCGAGGGGACCCAGATGATGCCCCCGCCGCTGCTCGGCGACCTCGACGGCGACGGCGACCCGGAACTGGTCGCCGCGACCAACGACGGCCTGGTGTCGGTCGTGGACCCGTCGACCGGCGAGGTGCTCGCCACCTACAGCCGCGAGCAGCCGATCTACACGCACCCGACGCTCGCGGACGCCGACGGTGACGGCGCCGTCGAGGCGTACGTGATCTACGGCGACGGGCGCGTCGTCGCCCTCGGCGCGGGGACTGCCGACGATCCGAGCGGGGCGCTCTGA
- a CDS encoding NAD(P)-dependent alcohol dehydrogenase, whose amino-acid sequence MEIEAAVVREEGGPFELETVELERPRAGEVLVEMVGAGVCHTDLSVRDQHLPTPLPAVLGHEGSGVVWEVGPGVTDVEPGDHVVCSFDYDDSCRNCRSGDVAYCEEFFSHNFAASRTTDGSSPLSKGEERLGGLFFGQSSFATHAIATERNVVPVSKDAPLELLGPLGCGIQTGAGGVINSLDPQPGASIAIFGAGSVGLSGLLGAEIKGCSDVVVVDLQENRLQKAEELGATKTVNPEKVDDVVATIREHLGGRADYSLETTGNPKVLRQCADVLRQTGTCGVIGAPPLGTEASFDVNDLLFGRSIRGIIEGDSHPKEFVPDLVRLHQQGKLPFEEFVTFYDFEDIEQAVADSESGEAIKPILRF is encoded by the coding sequence ATGGAGATCGAGGCCGCGGTCGTCCGGGAGGAGGGCGGGCCGTTCGAACTCGAGACGGTGGAACTGGAGCGACCCCGGGCCGGCGAGGTGCTCGTCGAGATGGTCGGCGCGGGCGTCTGTCACACCGACCTCTCGGTGCGCGACCAGCACCTCCCGACCCCGCTTCCGGCGGTACTGGGCCACGAGGGGTCGGGGGTCGTTTGGGAGGTCGGCCCGGGCGTCACCGACGTCGAACCGGGCGACCACGTCGTCTGCTCGTTCGACTACGACGACAGCTGTCGGAACTGCCGGAGCGGCGACGTCGCCTACTGCGAGGAGTTCTTCTCCCACAACTTCGCGGCGAGCCGGACGACCGACGGCTCCTCGCCCCTCTCGAAGGGTGAGGAACGGCTCGGTGGGCTGTTCTTCGGCCAGTCGTCGTTCGCCACCCACGCCATCGCGACCGAGCGGAACGTCGTCCCCGTGTCGAAGGACGCCCCGCTCGAACTGCTCGGCCCCCTCGGCTGCGGCATCCAGACCGGCGCGGGCGGCGTCATCAACTCGCTTGACCCGCAGCCGGGCGCCTCGATCGCCATCTTCGGCGCGGGCTCGGTCGGCCTGAGCGGCCTGCTCGGCGCGGAGATCAAGGGGTGTAGCGACGTCGTCGTCGTCGACCTGCAGGAGAACCGACTGCAGAAGGCGGAGGAACTCGGCGCGACGAAGACGGTCAACCCCGAGAAGGTCGACGACGTGGTCGCGACGATCCGTGAGCACCTCGGCGGCAGGGCCGACTACTCGCTGGAGACGACCGGCAACCCGAAGGTCCTCCGCCAGTGCGCTGACGTGCTCCGGCAGACCGGGACGTGCGGCGTCATCGGCGCGCCGCCGCTCGGCACCGAGGCGAGCTTCGACGTCAACGACCTCCTGTTCGGCCGGTCGATCCGGGGGATCATCGAGGGCGACTCACACCCCAAGGAGTTCGTCCCCGACCTCGTGCGGCTCCACCAGCAGGGGAAACTCCCGTTCGAGGAGTTCGTCACGTTCTACGACTTCGAGGACATCGAGCAGGCCGTCGCCGACTCGGAGAGCGGGGAGGCCATCAAGCCGATCCTGCGGTTCTGA
- a CDS encoding OBG GTPase family GTP-binding protein produces the protein MGLEEEIEDLREEIAETPYNKATEEHVGRLKAKLAAKKEKLENQSSSGGGQGYAVEKTGDATVALVGFPSVGKSTLINAITNADSETGDYEFTTLDVNPGMLQYRGANIQILDVPGLIEGAAGGRGGGKEVLSVVRTADLVVFLLSVFEIDQYERLREELYLNKIRLDAEPPNISVRKTHKDGIRVTMGDAVSLDEQTVKSVLREHGFVNAAVTIPHDLTIDELIDGVMDNRVYLPSMVAVNKADLIDEDYLPTVKENLRAHDLDPDEVTFISAEEGRGLDGLKDRIWETLGLIRIYMDKPGRGVDYEEPLVLREGDTVGDACEKLGGELGERFRFARVSGSSAKHDDQQVGTGHELADEDVLRLITRK, from the coding sequence ATGGGACTTGAGGAGGAGATCGAGGACCTCCGCGAGGAGATCGCCGAGACCCCGTACAACAAGGCGACCGAGGAGCACGTCGGCCGCCTGAAGGCGAAACTCGCGGCGAAGAAGGAGAAACTGGAGAACCAGTCCTCCTCCGGCGGCGGCCAGGGGTACGCCGTCGAGAAGACCGGCGACGCGACGGTCGCGCTCGTCGGCTTCCCCTCCGTCGGCAAGTCCACCCTCATCAACGCCATCACGAACGCCGACAGCGAGACGGGCGACTACGAGTTCACGACCCTCGACGTGAACCCGGGGATGCTCCAGTACCGCGGCGCCAACATCCAGATCCTCGACGTGCCGGGGCTCATCGAGGGTGCCGCGGGCGGCCGCGGTGGCGGGAAGGAAGTGCTCTCAGTCGTCCGCACCGCCGACCTCGTCGTCTTCCTCCTCTCGGTGTTCGAGATCGACCAGTACGAGCGCCTGCGCGAGGAACTGTACCTGAACAAGATCCGCCTCGACGCGGAGCCGCCGAACATCTCCGTCCGGAAGACGCACAAGGACGGCATCCGGGTGACGATGGGCGACGCCGTCTCGCTGGACGAGCAGACCGTGAAGAGCGTCCTCCGGGAGCACGGCTTCGTCAACGCCGCGGTGACCATCCCCCACGACCTCACCATCGACGAACTCATCGACGGCGTGATGGACAACCGCGTGTACCTCCCCTCGATGGTCGCGGTCAATAAGGCCGACCTCATCGACGAGGACTACCTCCCGACGGTGAAGGAGAACCTCCGCGCACACGACCTCGACCCGGACGAGGTGACGTTCATCTCCGCCGAGGAGGGCCGGGGGCTCGACGGCCTGAAGGACCGCATCTGGGAGACGCTCGGGCTCATCCGGATCTACATGGACAAGCCCGGCCGCGGCGTCGACTACGAGGAGCCCCTGGTGCTCCGCGAGGGCGACACGGTCGGCGACGCCTGCGAGAAGCTCGGCGGCGAGCTCGGGGAGCGCTTCCGGTTCGCCCGAGTCTCCGGCTCGAGCGCGAAACACGACGACCAGCAGGTCGGCACCGGCCACGAACTCGCGGACGAGGACGTGCTCCGGCTGATCACCCGGAAGTGA
- a CDS encoding amphi-Trp domain-containing protein: MPEEVLFSSESVQTREEIASYLRSVADKLDQGGAVTLKSGSESVTMEPPARPTFEVKAEREGPTDGPGELSIEFELEWDENGSEGDGGRGQLEIE; the protein is encoded by the coding sequence ATGCCTGAGGAAGTCCTGTTCAGCTCGGAGAGCGTTCAGACCCGCGAAGAAATCGCATCGTATCTTCGCAGTGTCGCTGACAAGCTCGATCAAGGCGGTGCGGTCACGCTAAAATCCGGGTCCGAGTCCGTGACAATGGAGCCGCCAGCTCGTCCGACGTTCGAGGTCAAAGCCGAACGCGAGGGACCAACGGACGGGCCAGGTGAGCTGAGTATCGAGTTCGAACTCGAATGGGACGAGAACGGCAGTGAAGGGGACGGCGGGAGGGGCCAGTTAGAAATCGAGTGA
- a CDS encoding VOC family protein, with protein sequence MAFTLDHVMMRVEDMDEAMEFYTGHFGYEEKDRWDADTFTNVHLGPADAHEDSATLELTYNHDDRTYDMGDAWGHIAVRVDDVYDAYEELMDAGVDDYRDPDSCGGSYAFVKDPDGHEIEIVERDQGARWSLDHTMIRVEDATEALGYWLRTFEYEHTGRWEADSFANYFMKPEGAADEAMAVELTYNYDGRSYEMGDAWGHLAARVDDLQEDWETVLERGSEDYRDPESCDNRYAFTKDQDGHEIELV encoded by the coding sequence ATGGCATTCACGCTCGACCACGTGATGATGCGCGTCGAGGACATGGACGAGGCGATGGAGTTCTACACCGGTCACTTCGGCTACGAGGAGAAGGACCGGTGGGACGCCGACACGTTCACCAACGTCCACCTCGGCCCGGCGGACGCGCACGAGGACAGCGCGACGCTCGAACTGACGTACAACCACGACGACCGGACGTACGACATGGGCGACGCGTGGGGCCACATCGCCGTCCGCGTCGACGACGTGTACGACGCCTATGAGGAACTGATGGACGCCGGCGTCGACGACTACCGCGACCCGGACTCCTGTGGCGGCAGCTACGCGTTCGTGAAGGACCCCGACGGCCACGAGATCGAGATCGTCGAGCGCGACCAGGGCGCCCGCTGGTCGCTCGACCACACGATGATCCGCGTCGAGGACGCCACCGAGGCGCTCGGCTACTGGCTCCGAACGTTCGAGTACGAGCACACCGGCCGGTGGGAGGCCGACTCGTTCGCGAACTACTTCATGAAGCCCGAGGGCGCCGCCGACGAGGCGATGGCGGTCGAACTCACCTACAACTACGACGGCCGCTCCTACGAGATGGGCGACGCGTGGGGCCACCTCGCGGCCCGCGTCGACGACCTCCAGGAGGACTGGGAGACGGTGCTCGAGCGCGGGTCCGAGGACTACCGCGACCCCGAGTCGTGCGACAACCGGTACGCGTTCACGAAGGACCAGGACGGGCACGAGATCGAACTGGTCTGA
- a CDS encoding maleate cis-trans isomerase family protein yields the protein MTDDFRIGMIVPSSNVTMETEIPAMLDGRPELYGESFTFHSSRMRMQSVTQEELERMDDQSEDCATLLSDARCDVIAYACLIGIMAQGPGYHEDSEAKLHEKTVENDGDAPVVTSAGALVRALDRLEAERVALIAPYVEELTRTVIDYFESSGVDVVDYETLECPDNLEVARLDQRNLVDIAEGLDTADADAVVLSSCVQMPSLAAIQSAEDRLGLPVFSAATATTYEILDALDLSTQVPGAGRLLAGGMNEGEGVGKSVPTADD from the coding sequence ATGACCGACGACTTCCGGATCGGCATGATCGTCCCGAGTTCGAACGTGACAATGGAGACGGAGATCCCGGCGATGCTGGACGGGCGGCCGGAGCTCTACGGCGAGTCGTTCACGTTCCACTCCAGCCGGATGCGCATGCAGAGCGTCACCCAGGAGGAACTGGAGCGGATGGACGACCAGTCCGAGGACTGCGCGACGCTGCTGTCGGACGCGCGCTGTGACGTCATCGCGTACGCCTGCCTCATCGGCATCATGGCGCAGGGCCCCGGCTACCACGAGGACAGCGAGGCGAAGCTCCACGAGAAGACCGTCGAGAACGACGGCGACGCGCCGGTCGTGACCAGCGCCGGGGCGCTCGTCCGGGCGCTCGACCGGCTGGAGGCCGAGCGGGTCGCGCTCATCGCACCGTACGTGGAGGAACTCACGCGGACGGTGATCGACTACTTCGAGAGTAGCGGCGTCGACGTGGTCGACTACGAGACGCTCGAGTGCCCGGACAACCTCGAGGTCGCGCGGCTCGACCAGCGAAACCTCGTCGACATCGCCGAGGGGCTCGACACGGCCGACGCCGACGCGGTCGTCCTCTCATCGTGCGTCCAGATGCCGTCGCTCGCGGCGATCCAGTCCGCCGAGGACCGACTCGGCCTGCCGGTGTTCTCGGCCGCGACGGCGACGACCTACGAGATCCTCGACGCGCTCGACCTGAGCACGCAGGTCCCCGGCGCGGGCCGCCTGCTCGCCGGCGGGATGAACGAGGGAGAAGGGGTCGGGAAGTCAGTTCCGACGGCGGACGACTGA
- a CDS encoding MFS transporter: protein MAGGTGDGVRGTLSGSILKYYLYKSTKAVEFYRPIMYLFFLAQGLSFTQIAILEALYNLTTLFGEIPTGYIGDRVGRRNSLLIGTSLISLTLLGIGLSNSFLPLAGLYVCWSLGYNFRSGSEDAWLYDTLTDDLSEDEFAHVRGRGESAALAVGVVAAILGGYLGSIDLSYPWFVAAGVTSLGVVVLLTLDEPETYKDTATDELSLRRTVGIVREVLARRRLRAFLLYYYVLYAAVTYLVFVFLQPIFETVALDLGVAQSQVEALLGWFYAAYSLVGAILNYYTGTIRETIGLRTWFLVLPFAVGGALIGMYFLPLLALPTFLLIRGVSDVTRSFAGQYINDRVETLGRATVLSAMAMVSGLAVVPFQLGSGVISDAVSPLFALGVGGVALVVGAATILLWESPIGEESVRH from the coding sequence ATGGCTGGAGGCACGGGTGACGGTGTTCGGGGAACACTCTCCGGGAGTATCCTGAAGTACTATCTCTACAAGTCGACGAAAGCGGTCGAGTTCTATCGACCGATTATGTACCTCTTCTTTCTGGCGCAGGGGCTATCGTTCACACAGATCGCGATTCTGGAGGCACTCTACAACCTGACGACGCTGTTTGGGGAGATCCCGACAGGGTATATCGGCGACCGTGTTGGCCGACGCAACAGTCTCCTCATCGGAACGTCCCTCATCTCTCTGACGCTCCTCGGTATCGGCCTGTCGAACTCGTTTCTTCCGCTGGCGGGCCTCTACGTCTGCTGGTCGCTGGGCTACAACTTCCGCTCCGGTAGCGAAGATGCGTGGCTCTACGACACGCTCACCGACGACCTCTCGGAAGACGAGTTCGCCCACGTTCGGGGACGCGGAGAGTCGGCGGCGTTAGCCGTCGGAGTCGTTGCGGCGATTCTCGGTGGGTATCTTGGAAGCATCGACCTCTCGTATCCGTGGTTCGTCGCCGCGGGCGTGACGAGTCTCGGGGTTGTGGTACTGCTCACGCTCGACGAACCGGAGACGTACAAGGACACAGCGACCGATGAACTGAGTCTCCGCCGAACGGTTGGTATCGTCAGGGAGGTCCTCGCTCGCCGTCGTCTCCGGGCGTTCTTGCTCTACTACTACGTTCTGTACGCCGCGGTCACGTACCTCGTGTTCGTCTTCCTCCAGCCGATTTTCGAGACGGTGGCTCTCGACCTCGGCGTGGCCCAGTCGCAGGTCGAGGCCCTACTTGGATGGTTCTACGCAGCGTACAGTCTCGTCGGCGCGATACTCAACTACTACACGGGGACGATCCGGGAGACCATCGGACTGCGAACGTGGTTTCTCGTCCTCCCGTTCGCCGTTGGTGGCGCGTTGATCGGGATGTACTTCCTGCCGCTGCTGGCGCTTCCGACGTTCCTCCTGATACGGGGGGTCTCGGATGTCACACGCTCGTTCGCCGGACAGTACATCAACGATCGCGTGGAGACGCTTGGTCGAGCCACCGTGCTGAGTGCGATGGCGATGGTCAGCGGTCTCGCCGTCGTCCCGTTCCAACTCGGGAGTGGCGTCATCTCCGATGCTGTCTCTCCGCTGTTCGCACTGGGCGTCGGTGGCGTTGCACTCGTCGTCGGGGCGGCGACCATCCTCCTGTGGGAGTCCCCTATCGGCGAAGAATCAGTTCGACACTGA